One Streptomyces lincolnensis genomic region harbors:
- the egtD gene encoding L-histidine N(alpha)-methyltransferase, with amino-acid sequence MSSFLLTRTLPEDATEAALRADVLKGLTHTPKTLPPKWFYDAHGSELFEQITELPEYYPTRAEREILLARSAEIAAATGARTLVELGSGSSEKTRHIIDALTGLDTYVPVDVSESALTQAGQALVAERPGLRVHALIADFTARLTLPDTPGPRLVAFLGGTIGNLVPVERAAFLSSVRALLSPGDALLLGTDLVKDERVLVRAYDDAAGVTAAFNKNVLTVVDRELGADFDPDTFDHVALWDADHEWIEMRLRSRTAQTVKIPALDLAVDFAAGEELHTEVSAKFRKEGVRAELSAAGLELAHWWTDDEGRFALSLSVAR; translated from the coding sequence GTGAGTTCGTTCCTTCTCACCCGCACCCTGCCCGAGGACGCCACGGAGGCCGCCCTGCGCGCCGACGTCCTCAAGGGCCTGACCCACACCCCGAAGACCCTGCCGCCGAAGTGGTTCTACGACGCGCACGGCAGCGAACTCTTCGAGCAGATCACCGAGTTGCCCGAGTACTACCCGACCCGTGCCGAGCGGGAGATCCTGCTCGCCCGGTCCGCCGAGATCGCCGCGGCGACCGGTGCCCGCACCCTGGTCGAACTGGGCTCCGGCTCCTCGGAGAAGACCCGGCACATCATCGACGCCCTCACCGGCCTGGACACCTACGTCCCGGTCGACGTCAGCGAGAGCGCGCTCACCCAGGCGGGGCAGGCGCTCGTGGCCGAGCGGCCCGGGCTGCGGGTGCACGCCCTCATCGCCGACTTCACCGCCCGGCTGACGCTGCCGGACACCCCCGGGCCGCGGCTGGTGGCGTTCCTCGGCGGCACGATCGGCAACCTGGTCCCGGTGGAACGCGCCGCGTTCCTGTCCTCCGTGCGCGCCCTGCTCTCCCCCGGCGACGCCCTGCTGCTCGGCACGGACCTGGTCAAGGACGAGCGGGTCCTGGTCCGGGCGTACGACGACGCGGCCGGGGTGACGGCCGCGTTCAACAAGAACGTCCTGACCGTCGTCGACCGTGAACTGGGCGCCGACTTCGATCCCGACACCTTCGACCACGTGGCCCTCTGGGACGCCGACCACGAGTGGATCGAGATGCGCCTGCGCTCCCGTACCGCCCAGACCGTCAAGATCCCGGCGCTCGACCTCGCCGTCGACTTCGCGGCCGGCGAGGAACTGCACACCGAGGTCTCGGCGAAGTTCCGGAAGGAGGGAGTACGTGCCGAACTGTCCGCGGCGGGGCTGGAACTGGCCCACTGGTGGACGGACGACGAAGGCCGCTTCGCGCTGTCACTGAGCGTGGCGCGTTGA
- a CDS encoding DNA polymerase beta superfamily protein — protein MTTRHVLLSGIVGSTAYGLAHAGSDVDRLGMFAAPTEALHGLHPPRESHVTTAPDRTLHEAAKWCRLALGGNPTAMELAWLPDDLYEVRTPLGEELIGIRASFLSAPRVRDAYLGYATQQFRRLETRGDGSFSADTRKRTAKHARHLKRLCRQGLELYATGRLEIRVENPEEYHAFGERVAADPAAALPVLRHYEKAFDEARTVLPDRPDEAPVEAWLRRVRAHFYTAAATSCSCSQASSMP, from the coding sequence GTGACCACCCGCCACGTCCTGCTGTCCGGCATCGTCGGTTCGACCGCGTACGGCCTCGCCCACGCGGGCTCCGACGTGGACCGGCTCGGCATGTTCGCCGCACCCACCGAGGCCCTGCACGGGCTCCACCCGCCGAGGGAGTCGCACGTCACCACGGCACCGGACCGCACCCTGCACGAGGCGGCGAAGTGGTGCCGGCTCGCGCTCGGCGGCAACCCGACCGCGATGGAGCTGGCGTGGCTCCCGGACGACCTGTACGAGGTGCGCACACCGCTGGGCGAGGAGCTGATCGGCATCCGCGCGTCGTTCCTGAGCGCCCCGCGCGTCCGGGACGCCTACCTCGGGTACGCCACCCAGCAGTTCAGGAGGCTGGAAACACGCGGCGACGGCTCGTTCTCCGCGGACACCCGCAAGCGCACCGCCAAGCACGCCCGGCACCTGAAGCGGCTGTGCCGTCAGGGGCTGGAGCTGTACGCCACCGGGCGGCTGGAGATCCGGGTGGAGAACCCGGAGGAGTACCACGCCTTCGGTGAGCGCGTCGCCGCCGACCCGGCTGCCGCGCTGCCTGTGCTCAGGCACTACGAGAAGGCCTTCGACGAGGCCCGCACCGTGCTGCCCGACCGGCCCGACGAGGCGCCGGTCGAGGCGTGGCTGCGCAGGGTGCGGGCCCACTTCTACACCGCCGCGGCCACCTCGTGCTCGTGCTCGCAGGCCTCGTCGATGCCGTAG
- a CDS encoding right-handed parallel beta-helix repeat-containing protein, whose amino-acid sequence MRNTAIWTAAAIGAVLVTALPVTEASAAATTLVVATNGSDSAPGTLTQPLRSVQRAVDLAKPGDTIAVRGGTYALTDNVTITTSGTASQPITLGAYQGERVVIDGERLPASHTPVGGTIPRAERGAVHIEASYWRISDLEIVNGPYGVYCDGCNTNVFARLRTHDNYESGFQLQGASSGNQILNLDSYANRDPRKNGESADGLAIKEGSGTGNVVRGARLWNNVDDGFDNWKFASPIVIENTVAYGNGFNRWNFPDFAGDGNGFKLGGGSPAPAVAHTLRGSASFKNAAHGVTDNGNPGALALTRNSTWANARTGFDVDTSGGRAVLTANLSVADATAAALGSATVSSGNSWDLGGTWNASSVLSTDPAPLTGVRKADGSLPAAPSFLVPRNGADIGARF is encoded by the coding sequence ATGCGCAACACGGCGATCTGGACGGCGGCGGCGATCGGTGCCGTGCTGGTGACGGCGTTACCGGTGACCGAGGCGTCCGCGGCGGCCACGACCCTGGTCGTCGCCACCAACGGCAGCGACTCCGCGCCGGGGACGCTCACGCAGCCCCTGCGGAGCGTCCAGCGGGCCGTGGACCTGGCGAAGCCCGGTGACACCATCGCCGTACGCGGCGGCACCTACGCGCTCACCGACAACGTCACCATCACCACCTCGGGCACCGCCTCCCAGCCCATCACCCTCGGCGCGTACCAGGGCGAGCGGGTCGTGATCGACGGCGAGCGGCTGCCCGCGAGCCACACACCGGTCGGCGGCACCATTCCGCGGGCCGAGCGCGGGGCGGTCCACATCGAGGCGTCGTACTGGCGGATCTCGGACCTGGAGATCGTGAACGGCCCGTACGGGGTGTACTGCGACGGCTGCAACACCAACGTCTTCGCCCGCCTGCGGACCCACGACAACTACGAGTCCGGCTTCCAGCTCCAGGGCGCCTCCAGCGGCAACCAGATCCTGAACCTGGACAGTTACGCCAACCGCGACCCGCGCAAGAACGGCGAGAGCGCGGACGGACTCGCCATCAAGGAGGGCAGCGGCACCGGCAATGTCGTGCGGGGCGCCCGGCTGTGGAACAACGTCGACGACGGTTTCGACAACTGGAAGTTCGCCTCGCCGATCGTCATCGAGAACACGGTCGCGTACGGCAACGGCTTCAACCGCTGGAACTTCCCCGACTTCGCGGGCGACGGCAACGGCTTCAAGCTCGGCGGCGGCAGCCCGGCCCCGGCGGTCGCCCACACCCTCCGCGGCAGCGCCTCCTTCAAGAACGCCGCGCACGGCGTCACGGACAACGGCAATCCCGGTGCCCTCGCCCTGACCCGCAACTCCACCTGGGCCAACGCCCGGACGGGCTTCGACGTCGACACCTCGGGCGGCAGGGCCGTCCTCACCGCCAACCTCTCCGTCGCCGACGCCACCGCCGCGGCGCTCGGCTCCGCGACCGTCTCCAGCGGCAACTCCTGGGACCTGGGCGGCACATGGAACGCCTCGTCGGTCCTGAGCACCGACCCGGCCCCCCTCACAGGCGTACGGAAGGCGGACGGCTCCCTGCCCGCGGCACCGTCGTTCCTGGTGCCGCGCAACGGGGCGGACATCGGGGCGCGCTTCTGA
- a CDS encoding NACHT domain-containing protein, translating into MLRLLGGAALTVAVGVATNQVYSDKGLSWTWLYASFGLGVLVLLYTEVWAAPSPAGAADGAPAAGRGQRGIYLRQLRENVRDMETVGIATQGEFVLRMRQVYVDVSLTSQVLHAVAGEPYLGALPGGEPTGLGRRRSLESVLRDAERGDGARVLAVIGGPGSGKTTLARNTALGLCEHRWRPSKRRLPVLLYLRDHAEALLAPSAPGLGAVAVAASWLDGKVTARWLERRLDRGGCVVLLDGLDEVADPAERGRVVAWVGRQTQQYPRNVYVVTSRPHGYQSNPLSGAEVLQVRRFTGEQIERFLHQWSYAIESRARMGTGREVQAAADRNAEDLRSRLRARPALYDLAANPLLLTMIANVHRYRGQLPGSRAELYAEMCDVLLHRRYEARGLRDATGLSGPHKQYVMQHLALAMMKAKIRHWPAHEAADAIDLPLRRVPGDVAAEVFLEEVRKSGLLVEREHGVYGFAHLTLQEYLAAAQLGTPGADLAALTDNVDDGWWRETIQLWAAGNDATAVITACLDSGTVHALALAFDCADQARTVEPAVRGRLEDLLTSTASSPVADPVVQRLLAGILATRTLRETILLDDTSALCAHPVPRSLYALFVQDEEAAGRRHPRAVSGTDAEDTGAPAVGMEAGDAERFVSWVNTLVSEQSYRLPGPGELADHGSAIAAHLNRHTVWAQERDRVLLHQPPGSHWPYPAPTRTRARSLAVDDGRQLTSFLRLLAAPAHQRTRVADWVRVLVGGLTRTPEARDDPGLGRRNFVLDLGLDFALALSLQLVLADALSSGATRRGDPGPALDRARALADALNHDRYHFRSDITALDRIDRALAMDPALDRVRARGIGLDRIGDRPRALNDALVCAFDHALAHSRHHALHFLRAEVTDRLRAFVFALNGIADSAADIRRARQTRGLLGGAPGPDVGVDLAGLLVPTLDLGDDLLDTRDVIDVSDVRMGPVVVPSQTESLALAIDLAGGHVNDPLVSRVTLTAVRTLFAFWRPPAGVGLPGVLADLDDLLGRTVDAIPAPEQPLPEDATTALRQVWDLLRVPSSAPPASLPEQVRTLVNHTGELLTFIRERRTPAGSQAPACARVAILIAITALGEAGQGHEDAVRHLRRIWQSLGAREDSVQSRRTAPNQTLFLTRVHQ; encoded by the coding sequence GTGCTCCGCCTGCTCGGGGGCGCGGCGCTGACCGTCGCCGTCGGAGTGGCGACGAATCAGGTGTACTCCGACAAGGGCCTCAGCTGGACATGGCTGTACGCCTCGTTCGGACTCGGTGTCCTGGTGCTGCTGTACACGGAGGTGTGGGCCGCGCCCTCCCCGGCCGGCGCCGCGGACGGCGCGCCCGCTGCCGGACGCGGCCAGCGGGGTATCTATCTGCGCCAACTGCGCGAGAACGTCCGCGACATGGAGACCGTGGGCATCGCCACCCAGGGCGAGTTCGTGCTGCGGATGCGCCAGGTGTATGTCGACGTCAGCCTGACCTCCCAGGTGCTGCACGCCGTCGCCGGAGAGCCGTATCTGGGCGCCCTGCCCGGCGGCGAGCCGACGGGGCTGGGGCGGCGCCGCAGCCTGGAGTCGGTGCTGAGGGACGCCGAGCGGGGCGACGGCGCCCGCGTCCTCGCGGTGATCGGCGGACCGGGGTCCGGCAAGACGACACTGGCCCGGAACACGGCGCTGGGACTCTGTGAGCACCGCTGGCGGCCCTCGAAGCGCCGGTTGCCGGTCCTGCTGTACCTGCGCGACCACGCCGAGGCCCTGCTGGCCCCGAGCGCCCCGGGGCTCGGCGCGGTGGCCGTCGCCGCGAGCTGGCTCGACGGCAAGGTGACGGCGCGCTGGCTGGAACGCCGGCTCGACCGCGGCGGATGCGTCGTGCTCCTGGACGGGCTGGACGAGGTCGCCGACCCGGCGGAACGCGGCCGCGTGGTGGCGTGGGTGGGGCGGCAGACGCAGCAGTACCCGCGCAACGTGTACGTGGTGACCTCGCGCCCGCACGGCTACCAGTCCAACCCCCTGTCCGGCGCCGAGGTGCTTCAGGTGCGCCGGTTCACCGGGGAACAGATCGAGCGCTTCCTGCACCAGTGGTCGTACGCGATCGAGTCACGGGCCCGGATGGGCACGGGCCGTGAGGTGCAGGCCGCCGCGGACCGCAACGCGGAGGACCTGCGGTCCCGGCTGCGCGCCCGGCCGGCACTGTACGACCTGGCCGCGAACCCGCTGCTGCTCACCATGATCGCGAACGTGCACCGCTACCGCGGCCAACTGCCCGGCAGCCGCGCCGAGTTGTACGCGGAGATGTGCGACGTGCTGTTGCACCGGCGCTACGAGGCCCGCGGCCTGAGGGACGCCACCGGTCTCAGCGGTCCGCACAAGCAGTACGTCATGCAGCACCTGGCTCTCGCCATGATGAAGGCCAAGATCCGCCACTGGCCCGCCCACGAGGCCGCGGACGCGATCGACCTGCCGCTGCGGCGGGTCCCCGGCGACGTCGCCGCGGAGGTCTTCCTGGAGGAGGTCCGCAAGAGCGGTCTGCTGGTGGAACGCGAGCACGGCGTGTACGGATTCGCCCACCTCACCCTCCAGGAGTATCTGGCCGCCGCCCAACTCGGCACCCCGGGCGCCGATCTCGCCGCGCTGACCGACAACGTGGACGACGGGTGGTGGCGGGAGACCATTCAGCTGTGGGCCGCCGGGAACGACGCGACCGCGGTCATCACCGCCTGCCTGGACTCCGGTACGGTCCACGCGCTGGCCCTCGCTTTCGACTGTGCCGACCAGGCACGCACCGTCGAGCCCGCGGTGCGCGGCCGGCTGGAGGACCTCCTGACCTCCACCGCGTCCAGCCCGGTCGCCGACCCGGTCGTCCAGCGGCTGCTCGCCGGCATCCTGGCGACGCGCACCCTGCGCGAGACGATCCTGCTCGACGACACCAGTGCCCTGTGCGCGCATCCCGTCCCCCGCTCTCTGTACGCCCTGTTCGTGCAGGACGAAGAGGCCGCCGGCCGCCGTCATCCCCGGGCCGTTTCCGGCACCGACGCGGAGGACACCGGCGCTCCGGCCGTCGGGATGGAGGCGGGTGACGCCGAGCGCTTCGTCAGCTGGGTGAACACCCTCGTCAGCGAGCAGTCCTACCGTCTTCCGGGGCCCGGAGAACTCGCGGACCACGGCTCCGCGATCGCCGCCCATCTCAACCGGCACACCGTGTGGGCACAGGAGCGTGACCGCGTCCTCCTTCACCAGCCGCCGGGCTCCCACTGGCCCTACCCCGCGCCGACCCGGACCCGGGCCCGTTCCCTCGCGGTCGACGACGGCCGGCAACTCACCTCCTTCCTCCGGCTGTTGGCGGCCCCCGCCCACCAGCGCACGCGCGTCGCCGATTGGGTGAGGGTGCTGGTCGGTGGACTCACCCGGACACCCGAGGCGCGTGACGATCCCGGACTGGGGCGGCGCAACTTCGTCCTGGATCTCGGTCTGGACTTCGCACTCGCGCTCTCCCTCCAGCTGGTCCTGGCCGACGCCCTGTCCTCCGGTGCCACCCGACGAGGCGATCCCGGGCCGGCGCTCGATCGCGCCCGCGCTCTCGCCGACGCGCTGAACCACGACCGGTACCACTTCCGCTCCGACATCACAGCCCTCGACCGCATCGACCGCGCGCTCGCGATGGATCCCGCGCTGGACCGGGTCCGCGCCCGCGGGATCGGCCTGGACCGGATCGGCGACCGGCCACGGGCCCTCAACGACGCCTTGGTGTGCGCCTTCGATCACGCGTTGGCCCACTCCCGGCATCACGCCCTCCATTTCCTCCGCGCCGAAGTGACCGACCGTCTGCGGGCCTTCGTCTTCGCCCTCAATGGCATTGCCGACTCCGCCGCCGACATCCGCCGGGCCCGCCAGACCCGTGGCCTGCTGGGCGGCGCACCGGGCCCCGACGTGGGAGTCGACCTCGCCGGGCTTCTCGTCCCCACGCTCGACCTGGGCGACGATCTGCTCGACACGCGGGACGTCATCGACGTCAGTGACGTGCGCATGGGCCCGGTGGTCGTGCCCTCCCAGACGGAGAGCCTCGCCCTGGCCATCGACCTCGCCGGCGGCCACGTCAACGACCCCCTCGTGTCGAGGGTGACCCTCACCGCCGTCCGTACGCTGTTCGCCTTCTGGAGGCCGCCGGCCGGCGTGGGCCTCCCAGGGGTGCTGGCGGATCTCGACGATCTGCTCGGCAGGACCGTCGACGCCATCCCGGCTCCGGAGCAGCCGCTGCCGGAGGACGCCACCACAGCGCTGCGTCAGGTCTGGGATCTTCTGCGGGTTCCGTCCTCCGCGCCCCCCGCGTCTCTGCCAGAACAGGTCCGCACCCTGGTGAACCACACGGGCGAGTTGCTGACTTTCATCCGCGAGAGGAGGACACCCGCCGGCTCCCAGGCGCCGGCGTGCGCCCGCGTGGCGATCCTCATCGCCATCACGGCACTGGGCGAAGCGGGCCAGGGCCATGAGGACGCCGTCCGGCACCTACGGCGGATCTGGCAGAGCCTTGGGGCCCGGGAGGACTCCGTGCAGAGCCGGAGGACGGCACCGAACCAGACCCTCTTCCTCACCCGCGTCCACCAGTAG
- the egtC gene encoding ergothioneine biosynthesis protein EgtC, which translates to MCRHLAYLGPPEPLGRILTEPPHSLYRQSWAPRRQRYGTVNADGFGVGWYADGDPAPARYRRAGPIWADLSFTDLARVVRSSAVLAAVRDATLAGADAEAAAAPYSSDRWLFSHNGAVAGWPRSLAGLAPTLPAADLLSMEARNDSAFVWALVLGRLRGGDDEGQALADTVLEVAEAAPASRLNLLLTNGETITATAWGDTLWYLSHPGRGTVVASEPYDDDPHWQEVPDRTLLAASRTDVLLTPLKEPSDPLASAPSKEPRT; encoded by the coding sequence ATGTGCCGTCACCTTGCCTACCTGGGCCCACCGGAACCGCTCGGCCGGATCCTGACCGAGCCGCCGCACAGCCTGTACCGCCAGTCCTGGGCACCCCGGCGGCAGCGGTACGGCACGGTCAACGCCGATGGTTTCGGCGTCGGTTGGTACGCCGACGGGGACCCGGCCCCGGCCCGGTACCGGCGCGCCGGGCCCATCTGGGCGGACCTGTCCTTCACGGACCTGGCCCGGGTCGTCAGGAGTTCGGCGGTCCTGGCCGCCGTACGCGACGCGACCCTCGCGGGCGCCGACGCGGAGGCCGCGGCGGCGCCGTACTCCTCGGACCGCTGGCTGTTCAGTCACAACGGCGCGGTGGCGGGCTGGCCCCGCTCCCTGGCCGGCCTCGCCCCGACGCTGCCCGCGGCGGACCTGCTGTCGATGGAGGCCCGCAACGACTCGGCGTTCGTGTGGGCGCTGGTGCTGGGCCGGCTGCGCGGCGGTGACGACGAGGGGCAGGCCCTGGCCGACACGGTCCTGGAGGTCGCCGAGGCGGCCCCCGCGTCCCGGCTCAACCTGCTGCTGACCAACGGCGAGACCATCACCGCGACCGCCTGGGGCGACACCCTGTGGTACCTGTCGCACCCGGGCCGCGGCACCGTGGTGGCCTCCGAGCCCTACGACGACGACCCGCACTGGCAGGAGGTGCCCGACCGCACCCTGCTCGCGGCGAGCCGCACCGACGTGCTGCTCACCCCGCTCAAGGAGCCGAGCGACCCCCTGGCATCCGCCCCTTCGAAGGAGCCCCGTACGTGA
- the rpmF gene encoding 50S ribosomal protein L32 codes for MAVPKRKMSRSNTRHRRAQWKAATPTLVPVTVDGVRHLVPQNLVKAYERGLLRPEG; via the coding sequence ATGGCCGTCCCCAAGCGGAAGATGTCCCGCAGCAACACCCGCCACCGCCGAGCGCAGTGGAAGGCCGCCACGCCCACGCTGGTGCCCGTCACCGTCGACGGCGTGCGCCATCTCGTACCGCAGAACCTCGTCAAGGCGTACGAGCGCGGGCTGCTGCGCCCCGAGGGCTGA
- a CDS encoding winged helix-turn-helix transcriptional regulator: protein MTHQTVGYAPAGDRDGPLADCPDSALVPPGHEPRCPVDITLAVLGGRWTPLVLREFLRRGEATYSELSAALPALSDKVLSDRLAQLTGAGVLERHRIPGWPPRVHYALTVQGRELEPVMRGMWEWGSARRGALGGAPGPSGTA, encoded by the coding sequence GTGACTCACCAAACGGTTGGATACGCACCGGCGGGTGACCGGGACGGGCCGCTGGCGGACTGCCCGGACAGCGCGCTCGTCCCACCCGGCCACGAACCGCGCTGCCCCGTCGACATCACGCTCGCCGTGCTGGGCGGCCGCTGGACACCGCTGGTCCTGCGCGAGTTCCTGCGCCGCGGTGAGGCCACCTACTCCGAGCTGTCCGCGGCCCTGCCCGCCCTCTCGGACAAGGTGCTCTCCGACCGGCTGGCGCAACTGACCGGTGCGGGGGTCCTCGAACGTCACCGCATCCCCGGCTGGCCGCCCCGGGTCCACTACGCCCTCACCGTCCAGGGCAGGGAGCTGGAGCCGGTGATGCGCGGCATGTGGGAGTGGGGCTCGGCGCGGCGCGGCGCCCTCGGCGGTGCACCGGGGCCGTCCGGCACGGCCTAG
- a CDS encoding dodecin has product MTNHTYRVTEIVGTSPEGVDQAIRNGITRASQTLRNLDWFEVTQVRGQIEDGQVAHWQVGLKVGFRLDESD; this is encoded by the coding sequence ATGACGAATCACACGTACCGGGTGACCGAGATCGTCGGCACCTCGCCCGAGGGCGTCGACCAGGCGATCCGCAACGGCATCACCCGGGCTTCGCAGACCCTGCGGAATCTGGACTGGTTCGAGGTGACCCAGGTGCGCGGCCAGATCGAGGACGGTCAGGTCGCGCACTGGCAGGTGGGTCTGAAGGTCGGCTTCCGCCTGGACGAGTCCGACTGA
- a CDS encoding MBL fold metallo-hydrolase produces MRVHHLNCGSLRRIPPLGEPLTAASASGEPVAAVCHCLLVETDTDGLVLVDTGLGTADLRHPERSLGADWVAYARPALDLEESALRQVVRLGYTPADVRHIVVTHLHRDHTGGLADFPHARVHVHPDEYRAVTDPTAPHHRHSLDRFMPAHRAHGPLLTPARVDGHTEWSGIPGVARPQGLGCDLLLVPLPGHSAGHAGVAVRDGDGRWLLHAGDAYMYHGEIEHTPPLSHPALDPVQHGAQTDGAARLATLELLRGLHHAPTEQVTVFSAHDPWEYARLAARPNRG; encoded by the coding sequence GTGCGCGTCCATCACCTCAACTGCGGTTCTCTGCGGAGGATTCCACCACTCGGAGAACCGCTCACCGCGGCTTCCGCAAGCGGCGAACCCGTCGCCGCCGTCTGCCACTGCCTGCTCGTCGAGACGGACACCGACGGGCTGGTCCTGGTGGACACCGGCCTCGGCACCGCCGACCTACGACATCCCGAACGGTCGCTGGGCGCGGACTGGGTGGCCTACGCCCGGCCCGCGCTGGACCTGGAGGAGAGCGCGCTGCGGCAGGTCGTCCGTCTCGGGTACACGCCCGCGGACGTGCGGCACATCGTGGTCACCCACCTGCACCGCGACCACACGGGAGGGCTTGCGGACTTCCCGCACGCACGGGTGCATGTGCACCCCGACGAGTACCGGGCCGTCACCGACCCCACGGCACCGCACCACCGGCACAGCCTCGACCGCTTCATGCCGGCGCACCGGGCGCACGGCCCGCTGCTGACGCCGGCTCGTGTGGACGGGCACACGGAGTGGTCCGGCATCCCGGGCGTGGCGCGCCCGCAGGGGCTGGGGTGCGATCTGTTGCTGGTGCCGCTGCCGGGCCACTCGGCGGGACACGCGGGTGTCGCCGTGCGCGACGGGGACGGACGGTGGCTGCTGCACGCGGGCGACGCATACATGTACCACGGAGAGATCGAGCACACCCCGCCCCTTTCCCACCCTGCCCTCGACCCCGTCCAGCACGGCGCACAGACCGACGGCGCGGCCCGCCTCGCGACCCTCGAGCTACTGCGCGGCCTCCATCACGCCCCGACGGAACAGGTCACCGTCTTCAGCGCCCACGACCCGTGGGAGTACGCCCGTCTCGCCGCCCGTCCAAACCGGGGCTGA
- a CDS encoding GTP-binding protein: MPYDSRLPVTVLSGFLGAGKTTLLNHVLANREGLRVAVIVNDMSEVNIDAALVRGGEAALSRTEERLVEMTNGCICCTLRDDLLEEVDRLAREGRFDHLLIESSGISEPMPVAATFAFARDDGATLDDLALLDTMVTVVDAANFLPELETGDELAERDLAPYEDDERTVSDLLVDQVEFADVIVLNKLDLVDTAEADRLRAALTRLNPAARIVGAEHGRVDLHQVLGTRLFDLERAQQAPGWVRELNGDHVPETEEYGVSSTVFRSELPLHPDRLWTFVTEELDSGAYGRILRSKGFFTLATRPHVTGLWSQAGAVARFEPSAARDSDSPYAQELVFIGTQLDAERLRTALAGCLLRPDEAVPADDPFPAWDTYGIDEACEHEHEVAAAV; this comes from the coding sequence ATGCCGTACGACAGCCGTCTGCCCGTCACCGTGCTCTCCGGTTTCCTCGGGGCGGGCAAGACGACCCTGCTCAACCACGTCCTCGCCAACCGCGAGGGCCTGCGCGTCGCCGTGATCGTCAACGACATGAGCGAGGTCAACATCGACGCCGCGCTGGTACGCGGCGGCGAGGCGGCCCTGTCCAGGACCGAGGAGCGGCTGGTCGAGATGACCAACGGGTGCATCTGCTGCACCCTGCGCGACGACCTGCTGGAGGAGGTCGACCGGCTGGCCCGCGAGGGCCGCTTCGACCATCTGCTCATCGAGTCCTCCGGGATCTCCGAGCCGATGCCGGTGGCCGCGACCTTCGCCTTCGCCCGCGACGACGGCGCCACCCTCGACGACCTCGCCCTCCTGGACACCATGGTCACGGTCGTGGACGCCGCCAACTTCCTGCCCGAGCTGGAGACCGGCGACGAACTCGCCGAGCGCGACCTCGCCCCGTACGAGGACGACGAGCGCACCGTCAGCGATCTGCTCGTCGACCAGGTCGAGTTCGCGGACGTCATCGTGCTCAACAAGCTGGACCTGGTCGACACCGCGGAGGCGGACCGGCTGCGGGCTGCCCTCACCCGGCTCAACCCCGCCGCCCGGATCGTCGGGGCCGAACACGGGCGGGTCGACCTCCACCAGGTGCTGGGCACCCGGCTGTTCGACCTCGAACGCGCCCAGCAGGCACCCGGCTGGGTGCGCGAGCTCAACGGCGACCACGTTCCGGAGACCGAGGAGTACGGCGTCTCCTCGACCGTCTTCCGGTCCGAACTCCCCCTGCACCCGGACCGGTTGTGGACGTTCGTGACCGAGGAGCTGGACAGCGGCGCATACGGGCGGATCCTGCGGTCGAAGGGGTTCTTCACCCTGGCCACCCGCCCGCACGTGACCGGGCTGTGGTCCCAGGCCGGCGCGGTGGCCCGCTTCGAGCCGTCCGCCGCACGCGACTCGGACAGCCCCTACGCGCAGGAACTCGTCTTCATCGGCACGCAGTTGGACGCCGAGCGACTGCGGACGGCCCTCGCCGGCTGCCTCCTGCGCCCCGACGAGGCCGTGCCCGCCGACGACCCGTTCCCCGCCTGGGACACCTACGGCATCGACGAGGCCTGCGAGCACGAGCACGAGGTGGCCGCGGCGGTGTAG